CCCCGCAACTGCGTATGGACAAGGGCACCACCGATCTGATCCTGATCGACCTGGGTCGTGGCCAGAACCGCATGGGCGCCTCGATCCTCGCGCAAACCCACGGCAAACTCGGCAAGCACGCGCCGGACGTGGATGACGCCGAAGACCTGAAAGCCTTCTTCGCCGTGATCCAGGGCCTGAATGCCGACGGTCACCTGCTGGCGTACCACGACCGTTCCGACGGTGGTTTGCTGACCAGCGTGGTCGAGATGGCGTTCGCCGGTCACTGCGGCCTGAACATCGTGCTCGACAGCGTTGCCGAGGATGCATCCGAGATCAACGGCATCCTGTTCAACGAAGAGTTGGGTGCGGTGATCCAGGTTCGCCAGGACGCTACCCCGGACGTACTCGCACAGTTCAGCGCCGCTGGCCTGGACGACTGCGTGGCGGTGATCGGCCAGCCGATCAACAACGGTGAAATCAACATCTCCTTCAATGGCGATACCGTGTTCGCCGGCCAGCGCCGCTTGTTGCAACGCCAGTGGGCCGAGACCAGCTACCAGATCCAACGCCTGCGTGATAACGCCGATTGCGCCGAGCAGGAATTCGACGTGATCCTGGAAGAAGAAAACCCGGGCCTGAGCACCACGCTCAGCTTCGACGTCAACCAGGACATCGCCGCGCCTTACATCAAAAAAGGCATCCGCCCACAAGTTGCCGTACTGCGTGAGCAGGGCGTCAACGGCCAGGTAGAAATGGCGGCCGCGTTCGACCGCGCCGGCTTCAATGCGATTGACGTGCACATGAGCGACATCCTCGCCGGTCGCGTCGACCTCAACGAATTCAAAGGCCTTGTAGCCTGCGGCGGTTTCTCCTACGGCGACGTGCTGGGTGCCGGTGAAGGCTGGGCCAAGTCGGCCCTGTTCAACAGCCGTGCCCGCGATGCGTTCCAGGGCTTCTTCGAGCGTAACGACAGCTTCACCCTGGGTGTGTGCAACGGTTGCCAGATGATGTCCAACCTCAGCGAACTGATCCCGGGCAGCGAGTTCTGGCCGCACTTTGTGCGTAACCGTTCCGAGCAGTTCGAAGCCCGTGTGGCCATGGTGCAGGTGCAGGAGTCGAACTCGATCTTCCTGCAAGGCATGGCCGGTTCGCGCATGCCGATCGCTATCGCGCACGGCGAAGGCCATGCCGAGTTCGCCAACGAAGAAGCCTTGCTCGAAGCCGACCTGTCCGGTTGCGTGGCGATGCGTTTCGTCGACAACCATGGCAAGGTCACCGAGAGCTACCCGGCCAACCCGAACGGCTCGCCGCGCGGGATCACCGGCCTTACCAGCCGCGACGGCCGCGTGACCATCATGATGCCGCACCCGGAGCGTGTATTCCGCGCCGTGCAGAACTCGTGGCGCCCGGAAGAGTGGGACGAGGACGGCGCGTGGATGCGCATGTTCCGCAACGCCCGCGTGTGGGTGAACTAAGGCAGTGTTCAAGCTGGCCTTTTTTGTGCCCGACAGCCATGTGGAGACGGTGAAAACCGCCGTCTTCGCCGCTGGCGGCGGGCGCATCGGCGACTACGACAGCTGCGCCTGGCAAGTGCTGGGCCGCGGCCAGTTTCGCGCGTTGGACGGCAGCCAGCCGTTTATCGGGCAGGTTGGCCAGGTTGAGGAGGTCGAAGAATGGAAGGTCGAGCTGGTGGTGGCCGATGAGCTGATCAAGGCGGTTGTGGCCGCGTTGAAGCTCAGCCACCCATATGAAACACCGGCTTATGAAGTGTGGCAGCTGGCGGATTTCTGATCCGCTGGCTGTAAAACAGGAAACCCGCTGGGCCCTTACGGCCAGCGGGTTTTTTGTTGGGTGCAGTCTTTACTTCGCAGGAGTCAGTTTTACCTCTGCCTCAAGCATTTTGAACAAGGGGAACAGCTGCTTGTAACGTTTTTCCTTTTTGCCCCAGCGATCGATGAAAAACATTCCGTTGTCGTCCACTTGAATCGGCGTGGTGACGATTTCTCCCGTACTGGAGCGATGTACCAGCCGGGTTTCCGCTCTCGATGGCCGCTCGATCAGATAGTCCCCGGGGCGGGTCAGTTTCGACCGGTCAACCGGTACGAAGGCGATGGGGGGCGGATAGCCGGTTTTGCCGACTTCGAGCTTGAAGTCACTGCGCATGGCAACCGACGTGAGGCTGTCGAGATCGCTTTCCCAGTAGCCTTGGTGAATGCCTCGGGCAAGTGCCGGCGTGCTATCCCGCACATTCAGGCTGACGGCACCCAGCATTTCGGCCAGCCCCGGCACGCCATCGTTGTTATTGGTATGGGCGCTGCCGACAAAAGCGATCCATTGGTGCGGGCCTTGCGCCGCCTGGTCGGCTTCGATGACCCTGGTGGC
The genomic region above belongs to Pseudomonas poae and contains:
- a CDS encoding NGG1p interacting factor NIF3; the encoded protein is MFKLAFFVPDSHVETVKTAVFAAGGGRIGDYDSCAWQVLGRGQFRALDGSQPFIGQVGQVEEVEEWKVELVVADELIKAVVAALKLSHPYETPAYEVWQLADF